The following coding sequences lie in one Heteronotia binoei isolate CCM8104 ecotype False Entrance Well chromosome 6, APGP_CSIRO_Hbin_v1, whole genome shotgun sequence genomic window:
- the ITPRIP gene encoding inositol 1,4,5-trisphosphate receptor-interacting protein: MPAGIFRVCFVVIAAIVNHPLLFPKENVTIPENTEEIIQKMKEREESLRLERLKLEQETMVQETLTKFSEKVTQPEEQYTHDPLSWNFWTALSLVVFLLIELWRQDYQEGTWQDYSIEEDENAVLGKAFRGVVLPDKVTLANFYERCIHSVTSEIARNRELVEGFADDLLEALRSVCNRDADMEVEESIGVGSMYENWRVQKPLACDFIVPFSPPEPYRFKLETWLSGESVPPDRQGYGMIKICWADENSTGCICDKTKLGEDLLCLLHSKMNQARHNNHMEDLLCYKDSRYLDGDQVMTWFQVALTKAWNKISHKYEFNLTFSLLDSPGALKIKFRSGKTIAFNLTPVVQFVDSDVYFISHFPCSGLAESSTSSIHWFLTFAVYEKRYIQFVSKILPASSCHLSCLQILSFLHGKQCSLTGPSSLTNYHLKTVMLHLLQTHPSSNWASDFLEARLQDMLKFLEKSLQEKRLYHFFIGNRNLPEELGIPVMFQKVEPMNLFRPFVLQRSAYRKAMDTFHEMLRNTVALINEYTVHVPMGRATPLNKEPL; the protein is encoded by the coding sequence ATGCCAGCAGGAATCTTCAGGGTATGCTTTGTGGTGATTGCAGCTATTGTCAACCATCCACTCCTCTTCCCCAAGGAGAATGTTACAATCCCTGAAAACACAGAGGAGATCATCCAGAAAATGAAAGAGCGGGAGGAGAGCCTGAGGCTAGAACGGCTTAAACTGGAGCAGGAGACGATGGTGCAGGAGACTTTAACCAAGTTTTCAGAAAAGGTCACACAGCCAGAAGAGCAGTACACCCATGATCCACTCTCTTGGAACTTCTGGACTGCTCTATCCTTGGTAGTTTTCCTGCTGATTGAACTGTGGAGGCAGGACTACCAAGAAGGGACATGGCAAGACTACAGCATTGAGGAAGATGAAAATGCAGTTCTGGGAAAGGCATTCAGAGGTGTTGTCCTACCAGATAAAGTCACATTGGCTAATTTCTATGAAAGATGCATCCACAGTGTGACTAGTGAAATTGCTAGGAACAGAGAGCTTGTGGAAGGATTTGCAGATGATTTGCTAGAGGCTCTAAGGAGTGTATGTAACAGGGATGCAGACATGGAAGTAGAGGAATCCATAGGAGTTGGGAGCATGTATGAAAACTGGAGAGTTCAAAAACCCCTGGCCTGTGACTTTATTGTCCCTTTTTCTCCTCCAGAGCCATACCGTTTCAAATTAGAGACGTGGCTTTCAGGGGAATCTGTTCCACCAGACAGACAAGGTTATGGTATGATAAAGATCTGCTGGGCAGATGAGAACTCAACAGGCTGTATCTGTGACAAGACAAAGCTGGGGGAAGACCTATTGTGTCTCCTTCATAGCAAAATGAACCAGGCTAGACACAATAACCATATGGAGGACTTGCTTTGCTACAAAGACTCTCGATACCTTGATGGTGACCAGGTTATGACATGGTTCCAGGTTGCACTTACCAAGGCATGGAACAAGATTTCACACAAGTATGAATTCAATCTCACTTTCAGTCTCCTAGACTCTCCTGGTGCTCTAAAAATAAAGTTCAGGTCTGGAAAGACCATTGCATTCAACCTTACCCCTGTGGTCCAATTTGTTGATTCTGATGTATACTTTATCTCCCATTTCCCATGCAGTGgcctggcagagagttccacatcCAGTATTCACTGGTTTCTCACATTTGCAGTGTATGAGAAAAGGTACATTCAGTTCGTTTCAAAAATTCTGCCTGCCAGCTCCTGCCACCTTAGCTGTCTCCAGATACTCTCCTTCCTTCATGGAAAGCAGTGCAGTCTAACAGGTCCAAGCAGTCTTACAAACTACCATTTGAAAACAGTGATGCTGCATTTGCTACAGACCCATCCCAGTTCAAACTGGGCTTCTGACTTCCTGGAGGCCAGGTTGCAAGACATGCTCAAATTTTTGGAGAAAAGCTTGCAAGAAAAGAGGCTTTACCATTTTTTCATTGGAAACAGGAATCTGCCAGAGGAACTGGGCATTCCAGTGATGTTTCAGAAGGTGGAACCTATGAACCTTTTTCGTCCCTTCGTATTGCAACGAAGTGCTTACAGAAAAGCAATGGACACATTTCACGAGATGCTGAGAAATACAGTTGCTTTAATAAATGAGTACACTGTGCATGTCCCCATGGGAAGGGCAACTCCACTAAACAAGGAACCACTGTAG